In Elusimicrobiota bacterium, the following are encoded in one genomic region:
- a CDS encoding chitobiase/beta-hexosaminidase C-terminal domain-containing protein: MTVPATGGWQTWIDVEVATNVAITAGNQIFKLVMDAGTLEAAGNFNYINLVKINADIPNMVDTPTISPNAGTYTSSVTVTLSCTTGGASIRYTTNGTDPTSLSTLYSTPFTLTASATVKARAFKAAMTDSSVNSVAYTVTAVTPQQQAYPAGVAWLIGTGTTTIQAEDYDMMTSGTGEGNSYHDLTTSNEGGAYRTTEGVDVEACTDTGAGYDVENTAPTEWLEYSINVNQDGQYKILVRGASQLSGNGPIHLEFAKNNATYVQTIPSVSIPNTTGWQTWTDVTLSTGVTLTAGNQIMKLVMDSNVATTCGNINFIKLVKIIADTPSVVATPTISPAAGTYISSVTVTLGCATSGAEIRYTTNGTDPTSSSTLYSAPFTLTASATVRARAFKTGMTDSSVNSVAYTVTIISTQQSYGNSGYPWNIVTGTTTIEAENFDWIISGGSGEGLSYHDTTSDNLGGAYRLTEGVDIEAITTGGYDIGFAVPTEWLEYSINVNQSGNYKVIARAGCGISNASPFHIEFGPHNGTPLVITPSVSVPNTVNWQAFTDITVANSVTLTAGNQIMKLVMDAGSTDTGNFDYIKLISITPDTTPPTVSVVIPTNITGNGSVITWTTNELANSKIEYGLTTSYGSATPVTDATGVYLHSVTLSGLTQSTLYHYRMVSVDMNGNTTTTGDYSFTTILNDPNPPVISNVSAGVTINSAVITWNTDENSDSQVAYGTTTAMGTTTALDTTPTRLHSVPITGLQKGKTYYYKVYSRDSSGNLATSSQYSFKTSNLKHKIYTYYYDDGTTTTKVGATPSASLRFKVQVYNIDEGSLATDYTGTITLTTKNSKSSVLNTTDSTLTESDAGEKEVSIPFRSDINTIELTGDTTAPVVINFSDMYISKLVGYQGGTIRGANGLKILIPTGVLSTNKYLASIKTSAAPAVRNTMKYVNTVNPICYDFGELTYGAENAPVLENQTFTRAVNITIPYTKTDIGTLNEDGLRIYYWNGTDWDLVTGVQTVDKFNNTVTATVTHFSTYRILGSYVSADMSNVKVYPNPYNPSTAVLGKLKVTNLPINSVMKLYSVTGELVRELKELDFGNLGWLEWDGKNDDGDKVGKGVYIYQIEDGTGKKKTGKIGLIK; this comes from the coding sequence ATCACTGTTCCGGCAACAGGTGGTTGGCAAACATGGATAGATGTAGAAGTTGCAACCAATGTGGCGATTACTGCAGGCAATCAGATATTTAAATTAGTAATGGACGCAGGTACATTGGAAGCTGCAGGTAATTTTAACTATATTAATTTAGTGAAAATAAATGCAGATATACCTAATATGGTAGATACACCGACAATTAGTCCAAATGCAGGAACATATACAAGTTCTGTTACTGTAACACTTAGTTGTACAACCGGTGGAGCTTCAATAAGATATACAACAAATGGAACAGACCCGACATCATTGTCAACATTATACTCCACACCATTTACATTAACTGCGAGTGCAACAGTAAAAGCCCGTGCGTTCAAAGCTGCAATGACCGATAGTTCAGTAAATAGTGTGGCATATACAGTAACAGCTGTTACACCACAACAGCAGGCATATCCCGCGGGCGTAGCATGGTTGATAGGAACAGGGACAACAACTATACAGGCAGAAGATTACGATATGATGACGAGTGGTACCGGAGAAGGTAATTCATACCATGATTTAACAACCAGCAATGAGGGTGGTGCATACAGGACAACAGAAGGAGTAGATGTGGAAGCATGCACCGATACGGGTGCTGGATACGATGTGGAGAATACAGCACCAACCGAGTGGCTGGAATACAGTATAAATGTTAATCAGGATGGACAATATAAGATATTAGTTAGAGGAGCCAGTCAACTGTCAGGTAATGGTCCAATACATCTTGAGTTCGCTAAAAATAATGCTACTTATGTTCAAACAATACCATCAGTAAGTATACCTAATACAACCGGCTGGCAGACATGGACGGATGTAACACTTTCAACAGGAGTAACGCTTACTGCAGGCAACCAGATAATGAAGTTAGTAATGGATTCTAATGTAGCAACTACTTGTGGTAATATTAACTTCATTAAATTAGTAAAAATAATTGCAGATACTCCAAGTGTAGTGGCGACACCAACAATTAGCCCGGCAGCAGGAACATATATAAGTTCTGTTACAGTAACATTAGGTTGTGCAACCAGCGGGGCAGAGATAAGATATACAACAAACGGAACAGACCCGACATCATCGTCAACATTATATTCAGCACCGTTTACATTAACTGCGAGTGCAACAGTCCGTGCCCGTGCGTTCAAAACTGGTATGACCGATAGTTCAGTAAATAGTGTAGCATACACAGTAACAATCATTTCAACGCAGCAGTCGTATGGCAATAGCGGGTATCCATGGAATATAGTAACAGGAACAACAACGATAGAGGCAGAGAATTTTGATTGGATAATAAGCGGAGGTAGTGGTGAGGGCTTATCATATCATGATACAACTTCCGACAATTTAGGCGGAGCATACAGGCTAACCGAGGGAGTGGATATTGAAGCAATCACAACTGGTGGTTACGATATAGGTTTTGCAGTACCAACCGAATGGTTAGAATATAGTATAAATGTAAATCAAAGTGGCAACTATAAAGTAATAGCAAGAGCAGGTTGCGGAATATCAAATGCAAGTCCGTTCCATATTGAATTTGGTCCTCACAATGGAACACCACTTGTAATAACACCATCGGTAAGCGTACCTAATACTGTTAATTGGCAGGCATTTACAGATATAACAGTCGCAAACTCAGTAACGCTTACTGCAGGCAACCAGATAATGAAGTTAGTAATGGACGCCGGTAGTACAGATACCGGTAATTTTGATTACATCAAGTTGATAAGTATAACTCCGGATACAACACCGCCAACAGTAAGTGTAGTAATACCAACTAACATAACCGGCAATGGTTCGGTTATAACATGGACAACAAATGAGTTAGCAAACAGTAAGATAGAATATGGATTAACGACAAGTTATGGCAGTGCAACTCCGGTAACAGATGCCACTGGGGTGTATTTGCATAGTGTTACATTAAGCGGGCTTACTCAAAGCACATTATATCATTACAGGATGGTGTCTGTAGATATGAATGGTAACACGACAACGACCGGCGATTACAGTTTTACAACTATTCTTAATGACCCTAATCCGCCTGTAATAAGCAATGTATCAGCCGGAGTAACAATAAATAGTGCTGTGATAACGTGGAATACTGATGAGAACTCAGATTCACAGGTAGCATACGGAACTACAACGGCAATGGGTACGACAACTGCATTAGATACAACACCTACAAGATTACACAGTGTCCCTATTACCGGGCTACAGAAAGGGAAGACCTATTATTACAAAGTCTACAGCCGTGACTCATCCGGTAACCTTGCAACATCATCACAATACAGTTTCAAAACATCTAACTTAAAGCACAAAATATATACATATTACTATGATGACGGGACAACTACAACCAAGGTAGGAGCAACACCATCAGCGAGTTTGAGGTTTAAGGTGCAGGTATATAATATAGATGAGGGTAGTTTGGCGACTGATTACACCGGGACAATAACTCTTACAACTAAGAACAGTAAGAGTAGTGTCCTAAATACAACAGATTCAACATTAACCGAGTCAGATGCAGGTGAGAAGGAAGTTTCAATCCCGTTCCGTAGTGACATAAATACTATAGAGTTAACAGGTGATACCACGGCGCCGGTAGTGATAAATTTCAGTGATATGTATATCTCAAAGTTAGTAGGCTACCAGGGTGGAACAATACGGGGAGCCAATGGATTAAAGATACTAATACCTACAGGCGTGTTATCTACGAACAAGTATCTTGCGTCAATAAAGACGAGTGCAGCACCTGCAGTTCGAAATACGATGAAATATGTTAACACAGTTAATCCTATATGTTATGATTTTGGCGAGTTAACATATGGTGCTGAAAATGCTCCTGTCCTGGAGAACCAGACATTCACACGAGCAGTAAACATAACGATACCATATACAAAAACGGACATAGGGACATTAAACGAAGATGGGTTAAGGATATATTACTGGAACGGGACAGATTGGGATTTGGTGACAGGTGTCCAGACAGTAGACAAATTTAACAATACTGTTACCGCAACAGTCACACATTTCTCAACATATAGAATATTGGGCAGTTATGTATCAGCAGATATGAGTAATGTTAAAGTGTATCCGAACCCGTATAATCCGTCAACAGCGGTTTTAGGTAAGTTAAAGGTAACAAATCTTCCAATAAACAGTGTTATGAAGTTGTATAGTGTGACAGGTGAATTAGTGAGAGAACTCAAAGAGCTCGATTTTGGTAATCTTGGCTGGCTCGAGTGGGATGGAAAGAATGACGATGGCGACAAAGTAGGTAAGGGAGTATATATATACCAGATAGAAGACGGAACAGGTAAAAAGAAGACCGGAAAAATAGGACTGATAAAGTAA
- a CDS encoding discoidin domain-containing protein, which translates to MIKNIKFRFIILSSIFFLLMSSRVFLNADVTVDFSQSKGTFVKYNGYTNHIFKMKGTKDTQNVKDAGIMLERVFYSPHVICTAEGQYDWTKNMWGYYGSDGLLDDIILEGATPLVTIMQTMPSWLGWPVSNGKWTQYETMIRDILTHIKQKYPGTVYIALFNEPNLSIPATQYSPEYPQAFGVNAGWSNAGISPYGEIYKQFYLHTSNAVKAINAQGGQFKLGGTEISAQPATKLDMIRSFLDFVKANPSLQCDFITYHHYSDVLDDSINSAKGFSLAVRTEMTNRGIDLPQFITEWHYSMNNNPNADISDYNLSYVAAWVAAGWKTLMDTNLGNKIIPFQFALNDYAGFDRSIVAPIPGDGVVTAPANLLRTLPDGTVFPLYNVFKMMSMQKTTRYKADSTTVNVYPLASADNSGIALMISRKGTNESVNVNINNLPVNFQSGNIRFERYLVDRSHSNCMYNINKQYLEKVEDTNLTPRTNHTFTFVPSDTTNSVTLIVMTPSVITSDTTPPTISITSPANNSTVTASLLTVSGTASDNVGLSKVELKVGAGGTYTTVSGTLSPWNGNVTLANGSNLVYAKATDTSNNINETSITVTYTPPPDTTSPSTINTLASGVATSNSVVLSWTSVGDDGNTGTATTYDIRYSNVNITDSNWATATQCSGEPAPLVAGNNQSFTVQGLSAGITYYFAMKVGDEVPNWSGISNVVSKATTAPDITAPSTINTLATGVATSNSIVLSWTSVGDDGNIGTAGVYDIRYSNVNITDSNWATATQCSGEPTPLVAGSNQSYTVQGLSAGITYYFGMKVGDEVPNWSGISNVVSGQTNNQGNIAIGKTVTASTEEGAGLESTKAIDGNVATRWSSQFSDPQWIEIDLGGTYNINQVVLRWEDAYGKDYQIQVSSNNINWTTIYTKTGGTGGVETLSGLSGNGRYIRMYGTARGTTYGYSLWEFEVYGTLVTTPTKSITITYPNGGENLIVGSQPTVTWTSVGGVGNVMLQISVNGGTNWSTLVDSTANDGSEAVTLPNSASSNCLIRLVEISGGTTDSSNTNFTITVTGQMSYANNGNPWLIGIGTTTIELENYDTGGQNEAYYDTTSGNQSGAYRTNEDVDIENCSDTGGGYDIGYAVATEWLEYSVNMSETAEYHIIMRGAILGTASPFHIEFGTHNLTPYRVTPSVTIPDTGGWQIWQDVEVSSRVALSQGNQIMKLVMDTGAGAYNGNFNYIKIIRLTADTTPPVVSIITPVNISGSGTVVTWTTNELANSKVEYGLTTSYGSETPVTDTSGVYSHSVTLSSLTENTTYHYRIVSIDLSGNPTTSGDYSFTTILNDPNPPVISNVSAGVTQNSAVLTWNTDENSDSQVTYGTTTAMGTTTTLDSSMNRLHSVPISGLLKGNTYYYMVYSRDSSGNIATSAQYNFKTYNNNIKHRIYTYYYDDGTTATKVGASTSASLKLLVQVYNLDEGDNIIATNYTGTITLTTKNSKGTELDTIDTMLIEADQGEKEISIPFRSNIATVELSGDTTAPIVINFSDMYIAKLVGYQGGSIRGANGLKILIPIGVLSANKYLAAIQTKVPPSIVNTTKYINTRNPICYDFGELTYGNESAPVLENQVFMRAVSITLPYTAADIGTLNEDGLRIYYWTGTDWDLVSGVQTVDKVNNTVTATVKHFSTYRILGSYVSADLNNIKVYPNPYNPATAVLGKLKVTNLPINSVMKLYSVTGEIIRELKELDFGNLGWLEWDGKNDNGDKVGKGIYIYQIEDASGSKKTGKIGLIK; encoded by the coding sequence ATGATTAAAAACATTAAATTCAGGTTTATAATTTTAAGTTCTATTTTCTTTTTATTAATGAGCTCTCGTGTTTTTTTAAACGCTGATGTAACTGTTGATTTTTCGCAATCCAAAGGTACGTTTGTAAAATACAATGGTTATACTAATCATATATTTAAAATGAAAGGGACCAAAGATACACAAAATGTCAAAGATGCAGGAATTATGCTTGAACGAGTATTTTACAGTCCTCATGTTATATGTACTGCAGAAGGACAATATGACTGGACTAAAAACATGTGGGGATATTATGGCTCTGATGGATTATTAGATGACATAATCTTAGAAGGTGCAACACCCTTAGTTACAATAATGCAGACAATGCCCAGTTGGCTTGGATGGCCCGTAAGTAATGGTAAGTGGACACAATATGAAACGATGATTAGAGATATTCTAACTCATATTAAACAAAAGTACCCGGGGACCGTCTATATCGCTCTTTTTAACGAGCCTAATTTATCAATACCAGCCACGCAATATTCACCGGAGTATCCTCAGGCATTTGGTGTAAATGCCGGATGGAGCAATGCCGGTATTTCTCCATATGGTGAAATATACAAGCAATTTTATTTGCACACTTCTAATGCTGTAAAAGCAATCAACGCTCAAGGTGGACAATTTAAGTTAGGTGGTACTGAAATTTCAGCTCAGCCTGCGACAAAGTTGGATATGATTCGTTCGTTTCTTGACTTTGTTAAGGCTAATCCTTCTTTACAATGTGACTTCATAACGTATCATCACTATAGTGATGTGCTTGATGACAGTATTAATTCAGCTAAAGGTTTTTCGCTTGCGGTAAGAACTGAAATGACAAATCGTGGCATTGATTTGCCTCAATTTATTACAGAATGGCATTATTCAATGAATAATAATCCAAATGCTGATATTAGTGACTATAATCTTTCATATGTTGCAGCATGGGTTGCTGCCGGGTGGAAGACGTTAATGGACACTAATCTCGGAAATAAAATAATTCCATTTCAATTCGCCCTGAATGATTATGCAGGATTCGATCGTTCTATTGTGGCTCCCATACCGGGTGACGGTGTAGTAACCGCACCAGCCAATTTGCTGAGAACACTACCCGATGGTACAGTCTTTCCTCTTTACAATGTTTTTAAAATGATGTCTATGCAGAAGACAACACGATATAAGGCAGATAGTACAACTGTTAATGTATATCCATTAGCAAGTGCTGACAATTCAGGTATTGCTTTAATGATTTCCAGAAAAGGCACCAACGAAAGTGTGAATGTCAACATAAATAATCTTCCTGTAAATTTTCAGTCAGGAAATATTCGTTTTGAAAGATATTTAGTTGATAGATCACATAGTAACTGCATGTACAATATAAACAAACAATATCTTGAGAAAGTTGAGGATACTAATCTTACCCCGCGTACAAATCATACATTCACATTTGTTCCCTCTGATACGACAAATTCCGTTACTTTAATAGTAATGACACCGTCAGTTATAACATCTGACACAACTCCACCAACAATAAGTATAACCTCACCGGCAAATAATTCAACAGTAACAGCATCACTATTAACCGTTAGTGGTACAGCTTCAGACAATGTAGGATTGAGTAAAGTAGAATTGAAGGTAGGAGCGGGAGGAACATACACCACAGTTAGCGGAACATTATCTCCATGGAATGGAAATGTAACATTAGCGAACGGTTCTAATTTAGTATATGCAAAAGCGACTGATACATCCAATAACATAAATGAAACGTCAATAACAGTAACATACACTCCACCACCAGACACAACATCACCCTCAACAATAAACACATTAGCAAGCGGTGTTGCAACCAGCAACAGTGTAGTGTTAAGTTGGACTTCAGTAGGTGATGATGGAAACACAGGCACAGCAACAACATATGATATCCGGTATTCAAATGTGAATATAACTGATAGTAATTGGGCAACAGCTACACAATGCAGCGGAGAACCTGCTCCTTTAGTTGCCGGTAATAACCAGAGTTTCACAGTACAGGGCTTAAGTGCAGGAATAACTTATTATTTTGCTATGAAGGTAGGCGATGAAGTACCAAACTGGTCAGGAATATCCAATGTAGTAAGCAAAGCAACAACTGCACCCGACATTACAGCTCCCTCAACAATAAACACATTAGCGACAGGTGTTGCAACCAGTAACAGTATAGTATTAAGTTGGACATCAGTAGGCGATGATGGTAACATAGGAACAGCGGGTGTTTATGATATCCGGTATTCAAATGTAAATATAACTGATAGTAATTGGGCAACCGCGACGCAATGCAGTGGAGAACCAACCCCATTAGTAGCCGGAAGTAACCAGAGTTACACGGTACAGGGTTTAAGTGCCGGGATAACCTATTATTTTGGAATGAAGGTAGGCGATGAAGTGCCAAACTGGTCAGGAATATCTAATGTAGTAAGTGGTCAGACAAATAACCAAGGTAATATAGCAATAGGAAAAACAGTAACAGCATCGACAGAAGAAGGGGCAGGTTTAGAATCGACAAAAGCAATAGATGGAAATGTAGCAACACGTTGGTCATCACAATTTAGTGACCCGCAATGGATAGAAATAGATTTAGGGGGGACATATAATATAAATCAAGTTGTATTAAGATGGGAAGACGCTTATGGAAAGGATTACCAGATACAAGTATCAAGTAATAATATAAACTGGACAACAATATACACAAAGACAGGCGGAACCGGCGGAGTAGAGACACTAAGCGGACTTAGCGGTAACGGCAGATATATACGGATGTATGGAACCGCAAGAGGAACTACTTACGGATATTCGTTATGGGAGTTCGAAGTATACGGGACACTTGTAACAACACCTACAAAGAGTATAACAATAACGTACCCGAATGGCGGAGAGAATTTAATAGTAGGTAGTCAGCCGACAGTAACATGGACAAGTGTTGGTGGGGTAGGGAATGTAATGCTCCAGATATCAGTAAATGGCGGGACGAATTGGAGTACATTAGTAGACAGCACAGCTAATGACGGTAGTGAAGCAGTAACTTTGCCAAATAGTGCAAGCAGTAATTGTTTGATAAGGTTGGTAGAGATAAGCGGAGGGACGACCGATAGTTCAAATACAAACTTTACAATAACAGTAACAGGTCAGATGTCATATGCGAACAATGGAAATCCGTGGCTGATAGGAATTGGAACAACGACAATAGAGTTAGAGAACTATGATACAGGAGGTCAGAACGAAGCATATTATGATACAACATCCGGTAATCAGAGTGGAGCATACAGGACAAATGAGGATGTAGATATAGAGAATTGCAGTGATACAGGTGGCGGATACGATATAGGATATGCAGTAGCAACCGAGTGGCTGGAATACAGCGTAAATATGAGTGAGACTGCTGAGTACCATATAATAATGAGAGGAGCGATATTAGGCACGGCAAGTCCGTTCCACATTGAATTCGGCACTCATAATTTAACCCCATATCGAGTAACACCATCAGTGACAATACCTGATACAGGCGGATGGCAGATATGGCAAGATGTAGAAGTCTCATCAAGAGTAGCACTTAGCCAAGGCAACCAGATAATGAAATTAGTAATGGACACCGGAGCAGGAGCATATAACGGTAATTTCAATTACATTAAGATAATAAGACTCACTGCTGATACGACACCACCTGTAGTGAGTATAATAACGCCGGTAAATATATCCGGTAGTGGAACAGTAGTAACTTGGACAACAAATGAACTCGCAAACAGTAAAGTGGAGTATGGTTTAACGACAAGTTATGGCAGTGAAACACCGGTAACAGATACCAGTGGAGTATACTCGCACAGTGTTACACTAAGTAGTCTTACTGAAAACACAACATATCATTATAGGATTGTGTCAATAGATTTGAGTGGCAATCCAACAACTAGCGGCGATTATAGTTTTACAACTATTCTTAATGATCCTAATCCACCGGTAATAAGTAATGTGTCAGCAGGTGTAACACAAAATAGTGCAGTTCTAACATGGAATACCGATGAGAACTCAGACTCACAAGTAACATATGGAACTACAACGGCAATGGGCACAACAACAACATTAGATTCCAGTATGAATAGGTTACATAGCGTTCCGATTAGCGGATTATTGAAAGGCAATACTTATTATTACATGGTTTATAGTCGCGACTCATCCGGAAATATAGCAACATCAGCACAATATAATTTCAAGACATATAACAACAACATAAAGCACAGGATATATACCTATTACTACGATGATGGGACAACAGCGACTAAGGTAGGCGCATCAACATCTGCGAGTTTGAAGCTCTTGGTGCAGGTATATAATTTAGATGAAGGTGATAACATTATAGCAACAAATTACACCGGTACTATAACACTTACAACCAAGAACAGCAAGGGCACTGAATTGGATACGATTGATACGATGTTAATTGAGGCAGATCAAGGTGAAAAAGAAATCTCAATCCCATTCCGCAGTAACATAGCTACGGTAGAATTAAGTGGTGATACAACTGCCCCAATAGTGATAAATTTCAGTGATATGTATATAGCGAAGTTAGTAGGTTACCAGGGTGGTTCAATACGGGGAGCCAACGGATTAAAGATATTAATACCGATAGGAGTTCTGTCCGCAAATAAGTATCTTGCGGCAATACAAACAAAAGTACCTCCGTCAATAGTTAACACAACGAAATATATTAATACCAGAAATCCGATATGTTATGATTTTGGCGAGTTAACATATGGTAATGAAAGTGCACCGGTATTGGAAAACCAGGTATTCATGAGAGCAGTGAGCATAACATTACCATACACAGCAGCAGATATAGGGACATTAAACGAAGATGGACTTAGGATTTACTATTGGACCGGCACAGATTGGGATTTGGTATCAGGAGTCCAGACAGTAGACAAAGTAAACAACACGGTAACCGCAACAGTAAAACATTTCTCAACATACCGAATATTAGGTAGTTATGTATCTGCTGATTTAAATAATATAAAAGTCTATCCGAATCCATATAATCCGGCAACAGCGGTACTTGGTAAATTAAAGGTGACAAACCTGCCGATTAACAGTGTTATGAAATTGTATAGTGTGACAGGCGAGATAATAAGAGAGTTAAAAGAGCTCGATTTTGGTAACCTTGGCTGGCTCGAGTGGGATGGCAAGAATGACAATGGAGACAAAGTAGGTAAAGGAATATATATATATCAGATAGAAGATGCTTCCGGTAGCAAGAAGACGGGAAAGATAGGACTGATAAAGTAA
- a CDS encoding PorV/PorQ family protein, whose protein sequence is MKSVRSVRGQMIEVRSKKSEARSQKQVVKIRLFLASCLLLLASGSAYAAFSKSDAGTSAVHFLKLGAGARSSGMGDIGVGVSEGASNIYWNAAGLAGIEKTSISVMHAVWFEDIGYTWIGYGQPTETGGLGIGIQYLSYGSIEGNDTSGVLTSNYSPSDMSITLGYGNDVSDEVSLGAGIKYISSKIKDTGVAIAGDIGMLYKPAEGKTSLGISLQNLGGKMKYIESGDNLPMTIRVGGGYNIQPEWLVGLEMTAVNDSELGIGAGTEYKYAASEGATLIGRAGYNTKTKDIGGLKGLSLGAGIELKSCGVDYAFVPFGDLGDTHRVSLNLKF, encoded by the coding sequence ATGAAAAGTGTAAGGTCAGTCCGAGGTCAGATGATAGAAGTAAGAAGTAAGAAGTCAGAAGCCAGAAGTCAGAAACAAGTAGTCAAAATCCGCTTGTTTCTTGCCTCTTGCCTCTTGCTTCTTGCTTCAGGTAGTGCATATGCCGCTTTTAGTAAAAGCGATGCCGGCACAAGTGCAGTGCATTTTTTAAAGCTGGGCGCCGGAGCCCGCAGTAGTGGCATGGGTGATATAGGAGTAGGCGTAAGTGAAGGAGCAAGTAATATATATTGGAATGCAGCCGGATTAGCGGGAATAGAGAAAACATCAATAAGTGTAATGCATGCGGTCTGGTTTGAGGACATAGGCTATACCTGGATAGGATATGGACAGCCAACCGAAACCGGCGGGTTAGGAATAGGGATACAGTATTTAAGTTATGGTTCTATAGAAGGCAATGATACATCTGGAGTATTAACGAGCAATTACAGTCCTTCTGATATGTCAATAACATTAGGGTATGGTAATGACGTAAGCGACGAAGTATCATTAGGAGCCGGAATAAAGTATATAAGCAGCAAGATAAAGGATACGGGGGTAGCAATAGCAGGAGATATAGGAATGTTATACAAGCCAGCTGAAGGAAAAACGAGCTTAGGAATATCGCTCCAGAATCTAGGTGGAAAGATGAAGTATATAGAATCCGGCGATAATCTGCCGATGACGATACGTGTAGGCGGAGGATATAATATTCAACCTGAGTGGTTAGTAGGTTTAGAAATGACAGCAGTAAATGACAGTGAGCTTGGTATAGGAGCAGGAACAGAGTACAAGTATGCAGCGAGTGAAGGAGCAACACTAATAGGCAGGGCAGGATATAATACAAAGACAAAAGACATAGGCGGGTTGAAAGGATTAAGTTTAGGAGCAGGAATAGAGCTTAAGAGTTGCGGTGTAGATTATGCATTTGTCCCGTTTGGCGATTTAGGCGATACACATAGAGTATCGTTGAATTTGAAATTCTAA